A DNA window from Ctenopharyngodon idella isolate HZGC_01 chromosome 8, HZGC01, whole genome shotgun sequence contains the following coding sequences:
- the si:ch211-167b20.8 gene encoding uncharacterized protein si:ch211-167b20.8 isoform X5, which produces MSSSNLPQTEESGLQPLILPIPQSQSTQQSSEAQDQVHNVVPSTLFSLPAVLIHPYDGPETTKDEFEDSDNPNQSLHAQKVDFQLEILAQVPFEFGQRSLAGFPDTPHSQEEGMMDVKEKEDTEENDGTLEEMLEEPSQNIGDEETGTNFHILEEAKQLPSSNEVNNTTEDMEKLSLSKNVQHTLEEGIHEQKVELVSSVRVETTKAVELESTKLDDEETDVLVASCLSHSHLVPTRQNRETQSSLIHPTSDKLATMQHQQEEGLVLDPILREDPKLDNQTISMCTPEHPTSKQEKPKLVSVSETTAFDLQRSTVHSSAEDDLTSEGDEPSAAPYQACKDSETQHTLPRDDTELSQISKDQTEVTLDTCLMVSVTFFSAVICMAVGIREPSALLFVGLFLLSLWF; this is translated from the coding sequence ATGTCATCCAGTAATTTACCACAAACAGAAGAGTCTGGACTTCAGCCATTAATTCTACCCATCCCCCAATCACAATCAACCCAGCAGTCCTCTGAGGCACAAGATCAAGTCCATAATGTTGTCCCGTCCACGCTCTTTTCCCTTCCTGCAGTCCTCATCCACCCCTATGATGGTCCAGAGACAACCAAGGATGAATTTGAGGATTCCGATAACCCCAACCAATCCCTTCATGCACAGAAGGTTGATTTTCAGCTTGAGATCTTAGCGCAAGTGCCTTTCGAGTTTGGCCAACGATCACTGGCTGGGTTTCCAGACACGCCACATAGCCAGGAAGAAGGTATGATGGATGTTAAGGAGAAGGAAGATACTGAGGAAAATGATGGCACATTGGAAGAAATGTTAGAAGAACCAAGTCAGAATATAGGAGATGAAGAAACAGGAACTAACTTTCACATATTGGAAGAAGCCAAGCAGCTTCCTTCGTCGAATGAAGTAAACAATACAACTGAAGACATGGAGAAGCTCAGTCTGTCAAAAAACGTACAACACACTCTGGAGGAAGGAATTCACGAACAGAAAGTAGAGCTTGTCTCTTCAGTCCGAGTCGAGACCACCAAGGCAGTTGAGCTGGAAAGCACCAAGTTGGATGATGAGGAAACAGATGTTTTGGTGGCTTCCTGTTTGTCACACTCTCATTTAGTTCCCACAAGACAGAACAGAGAAACCCAAAGTTCACTCATCCATCCAACCTCTGATAAGCTGGCAACCATGCAACATCAGCAGGAGGAAGGACTCGTCTTGGATCCGATCCTCCGTGAGGATCCAAAACTTGATAACCAAACTATTTCCATGTGTACACCAGAACATCCAACAAGCAAGCAAGAAAAGCCCAAACtggtcagtgtttctgaaacaACAGCCTTTGATCTTCAACGTTCAACTGTTCACTCTTCTGCAGAGGATGATTTAACTTCTGAGGGTGATGAACCTTCCGCTGCCCCATATCAGGCATGTAAAGACTCTGAAACCCAGCACACACTGCCAAGAGACGACACTGAACTATCTCAAATATCAAAGGATCAGACCGAGGTTACTTTGGACACGTGTCTGATGGTCTCTGTGACCTTCTTCAGTGCTGTTATCTGCATGGCTGTTGGGATTCGAGAGCCTAGCGCTTTACTGTTTGTGGGATTATTTCTGTTGTCCCTCTGGTTCTAA
- the suv39h1b gene encoding histone-lysine N-methyltransferase SUV39H1b: MAENLKAQVCRVACIANADQLEAICREQGVKCEELGINKNNLCDYEVEYLCDYKKKVINDGKTQIVQELYLVKWKGYPESSNTWEPRKNLKCIDLLNQFWEDLNAEMQRQQKRSAPRRLDPATVSQLIQRAKLRQTLKQWETHLNSLGAHKGHIYVRNQVDLEGPPKNFTYINDYKVGDGIMLNEVSVGCECTDCLDNPVEGCCAGASQHKFAYNELGQVRIRPGLPIYECNKRCRCALDCPNRVVQRGIQYSLCIFRTDNGRGWGVRTMERIRKNTFVMEYVGEIITTEEAERRGHIYDKEGATYLFDLDYVDDEYTVDAAHYGNISHFVNHSCDPNLQVYNVFIDNLDERLPRIAFFATRGIKAGEELTFDYKMKIDPVDAESTKMDSNFSLTGLPGSPKKRMRMECKCGVPTCRKYLF; encoded by the exons ATGGCGGAAAATTTGAAAG CTCAAGTGTGTAGGGTAGCATGCATTGCCAATGCAGACCAGCTGGAGGCAATCTGTCGAGAGCAGGGGGTGAAATGCGAAGAGCTGGGCATCAACAAGAACAACCTGTGTGACTATGAGGTAGAATACCTCTGCGACTACAAAAAGAAAGTGATCAATGATGGGAAGACACAAATCGTACAG gagttgtacttggtgaaatggAAGGGCTACCCTGAATCCAGCAACACATGGGAACCACGGAAGAACCTGAAGTGCATAGATCTGCTCAACCAGTTCTGGGAGGACCTGAATGCGGAGATGCAGAGACAGCAGAAGCGCTCCGCCCCTCGTCGCCTAGATCCTGCCACCGTGTCGCAGCTTATCCAGCGGGCGAAACTCCGGCAGACCCTTAAACAGTGGGAGACACACCTCAACAGCCTGGGCGCCCACAAGGGCCACATCTATGTTCGGAACCAGGTCGACCTGGAGGGCCCGCCTAAGAACTTCACCTACATAAATGACTATAAAGTTGGTGATGGGATCATGCTGAATGAGGTGTCTGTGGGCTGCGAATGCACAGACTGCCTGGACAACCCCGTGGAGGGCTGCTGTGCCGGAGCGTCGCAGCACAAATTTGCTTACAATGAGTTAGGCCAGGTCCGCATTCGGCCCGGGTTGCCCATTTATGAATGCAACAAGCGGTGCCGCTGTGCGCTCGACTGCCCCAACAGAGTGGTGCAGAGGGGCATTCAGTATTCCCTCTGCATTTTTAGGACAGACAATGGCAGGGGCTGGGGGGTACGGACCATGGAGCGCATTCGCAAGAACACTTTCGTCATGGAGTACGTTGGGGAG ATCATTACGACAGAAGAAGCAGAACGCAGAGGTCACATATACGATAAAGAAGGTGCCACCTACCTTTTTGACCTGGATTATGTGGATGACGAGTACACTGTGGATGCTGCGCACTATGGAAACATTTCCCACTTTGTCAATCACAGC TGTGACCCAAATCTTCAGGTATATAATGTGTTTATTGATAACCTGGATGAGCGGCTGCCACGGATAGCATTCTTTGCCACACGTGGGATAAAGGCAGGAGAGGAGCTCACCTTTGACTACAAAATGaaga TTGATCCAGTAGATGCCGAGAGCACGAAGATGGATTCTAATTTCAGTCTGACGGGACTCCCAGGATCCCCTAAGAAGCGTATGCGCATGGAGTGCAAATGCGGGGTACCAACATGTCGAAAGTATCTCTTTTAG